In Polaribacter sp. Hel_I_88, the following proteins share a genomic window:
- a CDS encoding aspartate kinase: MKIFKFGGASVKDAEGVKKVASIIKTEGAKDTLVVISAMGKMTNAFEEVVDAYYNKEADLPNKLNFIEEYHKNIMNSLFDKGDEVYKDIDILFGELGWFLSRNTSQRFNYVYDQIICFGELLSTKIVSAYLEKIGQENVWFDVRNYIKTDSNYRDAKVDWELTEELITKKVDASKVNITQGFIAANDTENTTTLGREGSDYTAGIFAYCLNAESVTIWKDVPGVLNADPRVFSDTTLLEQISYEEAIEMAFYGASVIHPKTLQPLERKDIPLLVRSFINPKETGTKVSKGTRLLPYIPTFIVKKDQILVSIAALDFSFMVENNISYIFQKLHDYQLKVNLIQNSAISFSVCIDDKFGNFDAFYNELKKQFKIDVQTGVDLYTVRHFDEKAIELIEERGESLLTQVNKETSQIVVQSN, encoded by the coding sequence ATGAAGATTTTTAAATTTGGTGGAGCGTCTGTTAAAGATGCAGAAGGTGTAAAAAAGGTAGCATCAATCATTAAAACAGAAGGTGCTAAAGATACTTTAGTGGTTATTTCTGCGATGGGAAAAATGACGAATGCTTTTGAAGAAGTTGTGGATGCTTACTATAATAAAGAAGCAGATTTGCCAAATAAACTAAACTTTATTGAAGAGTATCATAAAAATATTATGAATTCCCTTTTTGATAAAGGAGATGAAGTTTATAAAGATATTGATATTCTTTTTGGAGAATTGGGTTGGTTTTTATCGAGAAATACATCACAAAGATTTAACTATGTGTATGATCAAATTATTTGTTTTGGCGAGCTTTTATCAACCAAAATTGTTAGTGCTTATTTGGAAAAAATAGGGCAAGAAAATGTTTGGTTTGATGTTAGAAACTATATTAAAACTGATAGTAATTATAGAGATGCAAAAGTAGATTGGGAGCTAACAGAAGAACTAATTACCAAAAAAGTTGATGCATCAAAAGTAAATATTACCCAAGGTTTTATTGCTGCAAATGATACTGAAAATACTACAACTTTAGGTAGAGAAGGTTCAGATTATACAGCAGGAATTTTCGCATATTGCTTAAATGCAGAAAGTGTAACCATTTGGAAAGATGTTCCTGGTGTTTTAAACGCAGATCCAAGAGTTTTTTCTGATACAACTCTTTTAGAACAAATTTCTTACGAAGAAGCAATTGAAATGGCTTTTTATGGAGCTTCTGTAATTCACCCAAAAACGTTACAACCCTTAGAACGTAAAGATATTCCTTTGTTGGTGCGTTCTTTTATCAATCCAAAAGAAACAGGTACAAAAGTTTCTAAAGGCACAAGATTATTGCCATACATTCCTACTTTTATTGTTAAAAAAGATCAGATTTTAGTATCTATTGCTGCTTTGGATTTTTCTTTTATGGTAGAAAATAATATCAGTTACATTTTTCAAAAACTACATGATTATCAATTAAAAGTGAATTTAATTCAGAATTCTGCTATTAGTTTTTCGGTTTGTATTGATGATAAGTTTGGCAATTTTGATGCTTTTTATAACGAATTAAAAAAGCAATTTAAAATTGATGTACAAACAGGAGTTGATTTATATACAGTTCGTCATTTTGATGAAAAAGCTATAGAATTGATTGAAGAAAGAGGAGAATCTTTGCTAACGCAGGTGAATAAGGAGACTTCTCAAATTGTGGTACAATCAAATTAA
- a CDS encoding GNAT family N-acetyltransferase translates to MSFTIRKGVAEDMQSVHNLITELAVFEKEPDAVEITVNDLIKDGFSDNPKFNIFVAEEENAIIGIALFYERYSTWKGKTIHLEDLIVTKSRQKIGAGKALYTAVLKYAFDNDFNRVAWEVIDWNKNAIDFYKSTGATYLNDWSVVQMNKESLAKFIQD, encoded by the coding sequence ATGAGTTTTACAATCAGAAAAGGAGTTGCAGAAGACATGCAATCTGTACATAACTTAATTACAGAATTGGCTGTTTTTGAGAAAGAACCAGATGCTGTAGAAATTACTGTAAACGATTTGATAAAAGATGGTTTTTCTGATAATCCAAAATTCAACATTTTTGTGGCAGAAGAAGAAAATGCAATTATTGGAATTGCACTTTTTTATGAACGTTATTCAACTTGGAAAGGTAAAACCATTCATTTAGAAGATTTAATAGTCACAAAAAGCCGACAAAAAATTGGTGCAGGAAAAGCATTATACACAGCTGTATTAAAATATGCTTTTGACAACGATTTTAATAGAGTTGCGTGGGAAGTGATTGATTGGAACAAAAACGCCATCGATTTTTACAAAAGTACAGGTGCAACATATTTAAATGATTGGTCTGTAGTGCAAATGAACAAAGAAAGTTTAGCGAAATTTATTCAAGATTAA
- the fbp gene encoding class 1 fructose-bisphosphatase, translated as MAKKNQTLGEFIIENQNDFKYSSGELSRLLNSIRLAGKVVNHEVNKAGLVDITGAAGDTNIQGEDQQKLDVYANDVFIETIRNRNIVCGIASEEEDDFIIINSQDKNHQNKYVVLIDPLDGSSNIDVNVSVGTIFSVFRRVTEVGTPVEMKDFLQSGDKQVAAGYIVYGTSTMLVYTTGNGVNGFTLNPALGSWYLSHPNMKYPEDGNIYSVNEGNYLDFPAGIKMYIKYCQAEEGNRPYTSRYIGSLVSDFHRNMIKGGIYMYPKGSKNPKGKLRLLYECSPMAFLAEQAGGLATDGTKRIMEIEPTELHERVPFVCGSKNMVKKVSEFMKTFGE; from the coding sequence ATGGCAAAAAAGAATCAAACTTTAGGAGAATTTATCATCGAAAATCAAAATGATTTCAAGTATTCTTCTGGAGAATTATCTCGATTATTAAACTCAATAAGATTGGCTGGTAAGGTTGTAAACCACGAAGTAAACAAGGCTGGTTTAGTTGATATTACTGGTGCTGCAGGAGATACTAATATTCAAGGAGAAGACCAACAAAAGTTAGATGTGTATGCAAATGATGTGTTTATTGAAACCATAAGAAACAGAAATATTGTTTGCGGAATTGCCAGTGAAGAAGAAGACGATTTTATTATTATAAACAGTCAAGATAAAAATCACCAAAACAAATATGTGGTTTTAATTGACCCTTTAGATGGTTCCTCTAATATTGATGTAAATGTTTCTGTAGGAACAATCTTTTCTGTTTTTAGAAGAGTTACTGAAGTTGGAACACCTGTAGAAATGAAAGATTTTTTACAATCAGGAGACAAACAAGTTGCTGCTGGCTACATTGTTTATGGCACCTCTACAATGTTGGTGTATACCACAGGAAATGGTGTAAATGGTTTTACCTTAAACCCTGCTTTAGGGAGTTGGTATTTATCACACCCAAATATGAAATATCCTGAAGACGGAAATATTTATTCTGTGAATGAAGGAAATTACTTAGATTTCCCTGCTGGAATTAAAATGTACATAAAATACTGCCAAGCAGAAGAAGGTAATAGACCTTATACAAGCAGATATATTGGCTCTTTAGTTTCCGATTTTCATAGAAATATGATTAAAGGTGGTATTTACATGTATCCAAAAGGTTCTAAAAATCCGAAGGGAAAATTACGTTTATTGTATGAATGTAGCCCAATGGCTTTTTTGGCGGAACAAGCAGGTGGTTTAGCTACAGATGGCACTAAAAGAATTATGGAAATTGAACCAACAGAATTGCACGAACGTGTGCCTTTTGTTTGTGGAAGTAAAAATATGGTAAAAAAAGTATCTGAATTTATGAAAACATTTGGGGAGTAA
- a CDS encoding superoxide dismutase, with protein MAFELPELGYAYDALEPNIDARTMEIHHTKHHNGYTTKLNAAIEGTDLEGKSIEDILTNLDMSNSAVRNNGGGFYNHSLFWSVMNPEGKGYLSGELKDAIEAAFGSKESFMDAFSKAAATQFGSGWAWLCVHPGGKVEVCSTPNQDNPLMPGVSCGGTPILGLDVWEHAYYLNYQNRRPDYIDAFFKVINWNEVEKRYAEAK; from the coding sequence ATGGCTTTTGAATTACCAGAATTAGGATATGCTTACGATGCATTAGAACCAAATATTGATGCAAGAACTATGGAAATACACCATACAAAACATCATAATGGATATACAACAAAATTAAACGCAGCAATTGAAGGAACAGATTTAGAAGGAAAATCTATTGAAGACATTCTTACTAATTTAGATATGAGTAATAGTGCTGTTAGAAATAATGGTGGTGGTTTTTACAATCACTCATTATTTTGGTCTGTAATGAATCCTGAAGGAAAAGGATATTTATCTGGTGAATTAAAAGATGCTATCGAAGCTGCTTTTGGCTCTAAAGAATCTTTTATGGATGCTTTTTCTAAAGCTGCAGCAACACAATTTGGTTCAGGTTGGGCTTGGTTGTGTGTACACCCAGGAGGAAAAGTAGAAGTTTGTTCTACACCAAATCAAGACAATCCGTTAATGCCTGGCGTTTCTTGTGGAGGAACTCCTATTTTAGGATTAGACGTTTGGGAACATGCATATTACTTAAATTACCAAAACAGAAGACCAGATTATATTGATGCTTTCTTTAAAGTTATTAACTGGAATGAAGTTGAAAAAAGATACGCTGAAGCTAAATAA